One Ferrovum sp. PN-J185 genomic region harbors:
- a CDS encoding IS30 family transposase: MTYTHLTQEERYQIYALKRAGITQKVIVRILMRSESTISREISRNSGLRGYRPKQAHHKSQRRRVANARTITTEDWQWAQSKLLEQWSPEQISAFVDISHETIYQRVYQDKEQHGILWKCLRCQKKYKKRYGLLERRGTIPNRLSIEERPIVVNDRSRIGDWEGDTIIGKNHKQALVSIVERQSKLTLIHKVVRKTADAVSGAIVELLNPHKNKVLTITVDNGREFAGHQEIAQQLEANVYFAHPYASWERGTNENTNGLMAPHQKRGHLNRISLN; the protein is encoded by the coding sequence ATGACATACACCCACCTTACCCAAGAAGAACGATACCAGATTTATGCCCTTAAAAGGGCAGGAATTACTCAAAAAGTGATTGTCCGAATACTGATGCGTAGTGAATCTACCATTAGTAGAGAAATAAGCAGAAATAGTGGCCTGAGAGGATACCGTCCCAAACAGGCTCATCACAAGTCTCAAAGAAGACGGGTAGCAAATGCCAGAACAATCACCACTGAAGACTGGCAATGGGCCCAATCTAAGCTCTTGGAGCAATGGAGTCCTGAACAAATTAGTGCTTTTGTGGATATTAGCCATGAGACTATTTATCAGCGCGTTTATCAAGATAAAGAGCAACATGGGATACTGTGGAAGTGTCTACGTTGCCAAAAGAAGTACAAGAAGCGTTATGGTTTGTTAGAACGCCGTGGAACCATACCCAATCGACTCTCTATTGAAGAGCGGCCTATTGTAGTCAATGATCGAAGTCGTATTGGCGACTGGGAAGGAGATACGATCATAGGTAAAAATCATAAACAAGCATTGGTGAGTATAGTGGAACGACAGTCTAAACTAACCCTAATTCATAAAGTAGTAAGAAAAACCGCTGATGCCGTTAGTGGCGCGATAGTTGAGTTATTAAACCCACATAAAAACAAGGTGTTAACTATTACCGTAGATAATGGCAGAGAATTTGCGGGGCATCAGGAAATCGCTCAACAATTAGAAGCCAACGTGTACTTTGCACACCCCTATGCATCATGGGAGCGCGGAACAAATGAGAATACCAATGGCTTAATGGCTCCACACCAAAAGAGGGGGCACCTTAATCGAATTAGTCTAAACTAA